A genomic segment from Thermus amyloliquefaciens encodes:
- a CDS encoding metal-dependent hydrolase encodes MVFARRGHDRRHPPGRAALTASLLRGVGLEVGLLEGLALAWGSVMPDVDTTTSGPGKFVRPLSSFLERRFGHRTLTHSLLFTLALALLLYPLWRANPSAYWAFLAGYLSHLLLDTLNVNGVPLLWPWRVQFWFFASREWRIRYASPQEATLALVLALFAFVLWPVSGQGFASAFRHLVGTPEVAVLDYLDWRERWEVWAEVKGFNRETQEGLEGRFLVVEALGREGVLVEDELGRTLAVSRDGQVVAYRVRMHRGRAQVLREWRVDLSGRLVGSSSRPSPGGPPGVDHRGSGAATEPRPWWPGGDLPQGGGHGEPAPPGFPRRPARDLHPLSGLYLKAGSAVVRAAFAPGEEASLVLPSLPTLPQFHPIVIPDLPSLSGLLVRPGDRVEEGEPLARYVDDVPLEELSERAQAAGRRRPPRGGPGPTEERYRVEREAVERELLQAREALARIRYLAAQGAEPLLRLTEAEAKVRSLEEKRTRLAVDFTGERARLEERIRAARLEASRLERRRDREAERQLVRSPVAGQVVEVKVRDIGPKGVTVEVVLLGTQP; translated from the coding sequence ATGGTATTTGCAAGGAGGGGCCATGACCGCCGGCACCCACCTGGCCGGGCCGCCCTCACCGCCTCCCTCCTCCGGGGGGTGGGGCTGGAGGTGGGCCTCCTGGAGGGCCTGGCCCTGGCCTGGGGCTCGGTGATGCCCGATGTGGACACCACCACCTCCGGCCCAGGGAAGTTCGTGCGCCCTCTGTCGTCCTTCCTGGAAAGGCGCTTTGGCCACCGCACCCTCACCCACTCCCTTCTCTTCACCCTGGCCCTGGCCCTCCTCCTCTACCCCCTTTGGCGGGCCAACCCCTCCGCCTACTGGGCCTTTCTGGCGGGGTACCTCAGCCACCTGCTCCTGGACACCCTGAATGTGAACGGGGTGCCCCTCCTCTGGCCGTGGCGGGTGCAGTTCTGGTTCTTCGCGTCCCGGGAGTGGCGGATCCGCTACGCCTCCCCCCAGGAGGCCACCCTGGCCCTGGTCCTGGCCCTCTTCGCCTTCGTCCTCTGGCCCGTGTCAGGCCAGGGGTTCGCCTCCGCCTTCCGGCACCTGGTGGGCACTCCGGAGGTGGCCGTCCTGGACTACCTGGACTGGCGGGAGCGCTGGGAGGTCTGGGCGGAGGTCAAGGGGTTCAACCGGGAAACCCAGGAGGGCCTCGAGGGGCGCTTCCTGGTGGTGGAGGCCCTGGGCCGGGAGGGGGTCCTGGTGGAGGACGAGCTGGGCCGAACCCTGGCGGTGAGCCGGGACGGGCAGGTGGTGGCCTACCGGGTGCGCATGCACCGGGGACGGGCCCAGGTTCTGAGGGAGTGGCGGGTGGACCTCTCGGGGAGGCTGGTGGGGAGCTCCTCCAGGCCCTCCCCCGGGGGCCCGCCGGGTGTGGATCACCGGGGAAGCGGTGCCGCCACCGAGCCCCGCCCCTGGTGGCCCGGTGGGGACCTACCCCAGGGTGGCGGCCACGGCGAGCCCGCCCCGCCTGGTTTTCCACGCCGCCCGGCCAGAGATCTGCATCCCCTCTCCGGCCTGTACCTGAAGGCGGGGAGCGCTGTGGTGCGGGCCGCCTTCGCCCCCGGGGAGGAGGCTTCCCTCGTCCTCCCCAGCCTCCCCACCCTGCCGCAGTTCCACCCCATCGTCATCCCCGACCTTCCCAGCCTCTCCGGCCTCCTGGTGCGCCCTGGGGATCGGGTGGAGGAGGGGGAGCCTCTGGCCCGCTATGTGGATGATGTGCCCCTGGAGGAGCTTTCCGAGAGGGCGCAGGCCGCCGGGAGGAGGCGGCCGCCTCGAGGCGGACCTGGCCCGACTGAGGAGCGCTACCGGGTGGAGCGGGAGGCCGTGGAGAGGGAGCTGCTCCAGGCCCGGGAGGCCCTGGCGAGGATCCGCTATCTGGCCGCCCAGGGAGCGGAGCCCCTCCTGCGCCTGACGGAGGCCGAGGCCAAGGTCCGGTCCCTGGAGGAGAAGCGCACCCGCCTGGCCGTGGACTTCACAGGGGAGAGGGCCCGCCTGGAGGAGCGCATCCGGGCGGCCAGGCTGGAGGCCTCGAGGCTCGAGCGGAGGCGGGACCGGGAGGCGGAGCGTCAGCTCGTGCGTTCCCCCGTGGCGGGCCAGGTGGTGGAGGTAAAGGTGAGGGATATCGGGCCCAAGGGGGTGACGGTGGAGGTGGTGCTCCTGGGAACACAGCCTTAA
- a CDS encoding BrnT family toxin, with protein MGFAWDEANTAHIARHGVRPQEVEEALTDPKRLVLRTRSQGGEERWAALGATEAGRVLFVVFTRREGRVRPITARDATLEEKRRYRRRGK; from the coding sequence TTGGGCTTCGCCTGGGATGAGGCCAACACCGCCCACATCGCCCGGCACGGGGTGCGTCCCCAGGAGGTGGAGGAAGCCCTCACCGACCCCAAGCGGCTGGTGCTCCGCACGCGCTCCCAAGGGGGCGAGGAACGCTGGGCGGCCCTGGGGGCCACGGAAGCCGGAAGGGTCCTCTTCGTGGTCTTCACCCGCAGGGAAGGCAGGGTGCGGCCCATCACCGCCCGGGACGCCACCTTGGAGGAGAAACGCCGCTACCGGAGGAGGGGAAAGTAA
- a CDS encoding CopG family antitoxin — translation MKRMRKVHSLEEIPEFAGEEEEARFWEEHALGEELLAKMAPPPEGLLPPARPRTRPVSIRLDEDLLRRLKAIARRKGKGYQTLLKEFVLERLYEEEKREGVI, via the coding sequence ATGAAGAGAATGCGGAAGGTGCACAGCCTGGAGGAAATCCCCGAGTTTGCGGGCGAGGAGGAGGAAGCCCGCTTCTGGGAAGAGCACGCCCTGGGGGAGGAGCTTCTGGCGAAGATGGCCCCACCGCCGGAGGGCCTTCTGCCCCCGGCCCGCCCCAGGACCCGGCCCGTTTCCATACGCCTGGACGAGGACCTCCTGAGGCGGCTCAAGGCCATCGCCCGGAGGAAGGGCAAGGGCTACCAGACCCTCCTCAAGGAGTTCGTGCTGGAAAGGCTCTACGAGGAGGAGAAGCGGGAAGGGGTCATCTAA
- a CDS encoding ATP-binding protein, translated as MFVGRTEEGRAVLLSVRAGRGVVLVGPPGYGKTALLQELRPALEAWSVVLWADKLSPFGAFLKDLFRSLWDARIPVEGVGISKDPEADLKAWGKRYPSNDEKAKSLVKALRTYAERGVNRATVVVDDATGVQGSMIPWLVALAEVTNLVLAVHPETLRKANTKRLWMRLDRVDLPPLSPRETRALAEALVERYGVVAEDKEAYLSRVVALSAGVPGEVERLVRYVSAEDIVRNRDVGTGYAEGLAQREERGVALAPILLVAGAWPSPPATSVWPGGRWTCMWPVGWALPPSWSWPPG; from the coding sequence ATGTTCGTGGGCCGTACGGAGGAGGGGAGGGCGGTCCTCCTCTCCGTGAGGGCGGGAAGGGGGGTGGTGCTGGTGGGCCCGCCAGGTTATGGGAAGACGGCCCTCCTCCAGGAGCTGCGGCCGGCCCTCGAGGCGTGGTCTGTCGTCCTGTGGGCGGACAAGCTCTCACCCTTCGGGGCCTTTCTGAAGGACCTCTTCCGGAGCCTTTGGGACGCCCGCATCCCCGTGGAGGGGGTGGGCATCTCCAAGGACCCGGAGGCGGACCTGAAGGCCTGGGGCAAGCGCTACCCGTCCAACGACGAGAAGGCCAAGAGCCTGGTGAAGGCCCTTAGGACCTACGCCGAGAGGGGGGTGAACCGGGCCACGGTGGTGGTGGACGACGCCACAGGGGTCCAGGGGAGCATGATCCCCTGGCTGGTGGCCTTGGCAGAGGTGACCAACCTGGTGCTGGCCGTCCACCCCGAAACCTTGCGCAAGGCCAATACCAAGCGCCTCTGGATGCGTCTGGACCGGGTGGACCTGCCTCCCCTTTCCCCCAGGGAAACCCGGGCCCTGGCCGAGGCCCTCGTGGAACGCTACGGCGTGGTGGCCGAGGACAAGGAGGCCTACCTCTCCCGGGTGGTGGCTCTCTCCGCCGGGGTGCCGGGGGAGGTGGAGCGGCTGGTCCGGTATGTGAGCGCCGAGGACATCGTGCGCAACCGGGATGTGGGCACGGGGTACGCAGAGGGTCTGGCGCAGCGGGAGGAGCGCGGGGTGGCCCTGGCTCCCATCCTCCTGGTGGCGGGGGCGTGGCCATCGCCGCCCGCTACCTCGGTCTGGCCCGGGGGGAGATGGACCTGTATGTGGCCGGTGGGCTGGGCATTGCCGCCTTCGTGGTCCTGGCCCCCTGGCTGA
- a CDS encoding XRE family transcriptional regulator, producing the protein MLSIAPKDLAAKLRQARDRLGLSQDEVAQALGVSRESLAQWERGDRLPPALHLQRLAWLYGLKEESLFEGGEAEYRDGLSVLLPEGVNLSAKARFEIQRWLEFLDAYAEFLEEEGEVLSPVPQGPLKELHGGWLTDVRRASSEARKVRERLALGQDVIPDLRVLLDELGILVYHASLGEGGAWGRDQVPEGEGSPVPIWGAFYRHPQLGFSVLVNVDSTPGRQIFTLAHELSHALYHFRLPGILCRREPLPEEKEVETFANAWAAHFLVPGKALREQVRERVRDPRKLSPEDALLLAHHFGVSYTFILYRLLNERLISKDTLKAWSLVSPRVLAEALGLSPEPYRLPAPSSLGDLGRFPPSVLRRVRRAVYQGRLSVSEAAGLLDVDSTTLQRKLLASAKEEAEPREALELSEELDFLTPGRRPKALEA; encoded by the coding sequence ATGCTCTCTATTGCCCCAAAGGACTTAGCGGCCAAGTTGCGCCAAGCGCGAGATCGGCTGGGCCTTAGCCAAGACGAGGTGGCCCAGGCCTTGGGCGTTTCCCGGGAGAGCCTGGCCCAATGGGAACGGGGGGACAGGCTCCCACCGGCCCTCCACCTTCAGAGGTTGGCCTGGCTTTATGGTCTAAAGGAGGAAAGCCTTTTTGAGGGGGGGGAGGCCGAGTACCGGGACGGCCTCAGCGTGCTCCTTCCCGAGGGGGTAAACCTATCCGCCAAGGCCCGCTTCGAGATCCAAAGGTGGCTGGAGTTCCTGGACGCCTATGCGGAGTTCCTGGAGGAGGAAGGAGAGGTTCTTTCTCCCGTCCCACAGGGCCCCTTAAAGGAGCTGCACGGAGGCTGGCTTACCGATGTGCGGCGGGCCTCGAGTGAGGCCAGGAAGGTTCGTGAGCGCCTTGCCCTAGGGCAGGACGTAATACCCGATCTACGGGTGTTGCTGGACGAGCTGGGCATCTTGGTTTATCACGCTTCCTTGGGGGAAGGAGGGGCTTGGGGCAGAGACCAGGTCCCAGAAGGGGAGGGTTCCCCCGTCCCCATCTGGGGGGCCTTCTACCGCCACCCCCAACTGGGGTTCAGCGTCCTGGTCAATGTGGATAGCACCCCGGGCCGCCAGATCTTCACCTTGGCCCACGAGCTGAGCCACGCCCTGTACCATTTCCGCCTCCCCGGCATCCTTTGCCGGAGAGAGCCTCTTCCCGAAGAGAAGGAGGTGGAGACTTTCGCCAATGCCTGGGCTGCCCACTTCCTGGTTCCAGGAAAGGCCCTCAGGGAGCAGGTAAGAGAGCGGGTCAGAGATCCGCGCAAGCTCTCCCCTGAGGACGCCCTTTTGCTTGCCCATCATTTTGGGGTCAGTTACACCTTCATCCTGTACCGCCTCCTCAACGAACGCCTGATCTCCAAGGACACCCTCAAGGCGTGGTCGCTGGTCAGCCCCAGGGTGCTGGCCGAGGCCTTGGGGCTTTCCCCGGAGCCTTACCGCCTCCCCGCCCCTTCTTCCCTGGGAGATCTCGGTCGGTTTCCCCCTTCAGTCCTGCGGAGGGTGCGAAGGGCGGTCTATCAGGGGAGGCTTTCCGTCTCCGAGGCGGCGGGGCTTCTGGATGTGGACTCCACCACCCTCCAGCGCAAGCTTCTGGCTTCCGCTAAGGAGGAAGCGGAGCCCAGGGAGGCCTTGGAGTTGTCTGAGGAGTTGGATTTCCTCACACCGGGTCGGCGGCCCAAGGCGCTGGAGGCCTGA
- a CDS encoding helix-turn-helix domain-containing protein — MPPVDKPLFLTPEELAGALRVSPETVRRWLRTGEVKGHRVGRLWRVPWEEGVRLLGGEERLEEALREVQR; from the coding sequence ATGCCTCCCGTGGACAAACCCCTCTTCCTCACCCCCGAGGAGCTGGCAGGAGCTCTCCGGGTGAGCCCTGAAACGGTGCGCAGGTGGCTCCGCACCGGGGAGGTAAAGGGGCACCGGGTCGGAAGGCTGTGGCGGGTGCCCTGGGAGGAGGGCGTCCGGCTTCTCGGCGGCGAGGAGCGCCTGGAAGAGGCCCTGAGGGAGGTCCAGAGGTGA